The proteins below come from a single Mercenaria mercenaria strain notata chromosome 3, MADL_Memer_1, whole genome shotgun sequence genomic window:
- the LOC123523644 gene encoding phospholipid phosphatase 2-like isoform X2 — MEKNSEDVQPTRHQIAAQVILDTIIWLSVALPTLFLFLQGTPYKTGFFCDDKSLSYPYKPDTVSTTVLIVAGCVISLGIFMLTEVLNSVDSKCRRPCQPVGDTIFCVKSCCVFLVGFVIQELVVEVVKNKMGVLRPNFFDVCKPSFNRTLCPGYIAEYTCTGSDYGGHTVGESRKSFPSGHAAFSMYIAAFFCIYIQKRLQIKFSRILKFYLQSGLLFLAILCGIGRVKDNMHHPSDVIAGNILGITVAIFVCKTIGQNIFKSPTVDILSTNTTNKPRDCCCSVGQIPDREPQTPSPLLPNEYFHQVSDGLQTSVPTLKPVRNKNTRTLTIPVKPIGQFEGV, encoded by the exons ATGGAAAAGAATTCTGAGGATGTACAGCCAACACGGCACCAAATAGCAGCACAAGTAATACTGGATACAATTATATGGCTTTCAG TTGCACTACCCACGCTGTTCCTGTTTCTACAAGGTACACCATACAAGACAGGATTTTTCTGTGACGACAAAAGTCTGAGCTATCCTTACAAACCAGATACCGTGTCCACAACCGTGTTGATAGTAGCAGGCTGTGTTATTTCCCTTGGGATA TTCATGCTGACGGAAGTTCTGAACAGTGTAGACAGCAAATGCCGACGACCATGTCAACCTGTCGGCGAtactatattttgtgtaaagagTTGTTGCGTATTTCTTGTTGGCTTCGTCATACAGGAACTAGTTGTAGAGGTGGTCAAAAATAAGATGGGAGTGCTTCGACCAAACTTTTTTGATGTTTGCAAGCCAAGCTTCAACAGGACTTTGTGTCCTGG ATACATAGCTGAATATACATGCACAGGAAGTGACTATGGAGGACACACCGTAGGAGAAAGTCGGAAATCATTCCCTTCCGGTCATGCTGCATTCTCTATGTACATTGCAGCTTTCTTTTGT atatatatcCAAAAACGgctacaaataaaattttcacgGATACTGAAGTTCTATCTGCAATCTGGACTATTATTCCTTGCAATACTCTGCGGCATAGGACGCGTAAAAGATAACATGCATCATCCTTCTGACGTCATAGCAGGAAATATTTTAGGCATCACTGTCGCTATATTCGTG TGCAAAACCATTGGACAGAATATATTTAAATCACCGACTGTAGACATTCTTTCTACAAATACCACTAACAAGCCACGTGATTGTTGTTGCTCTGTCGGGCAGATACCTGACAGGGAGCCGCAGACACCATCTCCGCTCTTACCAAATGAATATTTCCACCAAGTTAGTGATGGATTACAAACATCTGTACCTACACTTAAGCCAGTTCGAAATAAAAACACCAGGACTTTGACCATTCCAGTGAAGCCTATCGGACAATTTGAAGGTGTGTGA
- the LOC123523644 gene encoding phospholipid phosphatase 2-like isoform X1, with translation MDSASKSRQSRSRMQLVTVQVIIDVALWISVALPTLFLFLQGTPYKTGFFCDDKSLSYPYKPDTVSTTVLIVAGCVISLGIFMLTEVLNSVDSKCRRPCQPVGDTIFCVKSCCVFLVGFVIQELVVEVVKNKMGVLRPNFFDVCKPSFNRTLCPGYIAEYTCTGSDYGGHTVGESRKSFPSGHAAFSMYIAAFFCIYIQKRLQIKFSRILKFYLQSGLLFLAILCGIGRVKDNMHHPSDVIAGNILGITVAIFVCKTIGQNIFKSPTVDILSTNTTNKPRDCCCSVGQIPDREPQTPSPLLPNEYFHQVSDGLQTSVPTLKPVRNKNTRTLTIPVKPIGQFEGV, from the exons ATGGATAGTGCTTCTAAAAGCAGACAGTCGCGGTCAAGGATGCAACTGGTAACAGTGCAAGTAATAATTGACGTCGCCCTATGGATTTCAG TTGCACTACCCACGCTGTTCCTGTTTCTACAAGGTACACCATACAAGACAGGATTTTTCTGTGACGACAAAAGTCTGAGCTATCCTTACAAACCAGATACCGTGTCCACAACCGTGTTGATAGTAGCAGGCTGTGTTATTTCCCTTGGGATA TTCATGCTGACGGAAGTTCTGAACAGTGTAGACAGCAAATGCCGACGACCATGTCAACCTGTCGGCGAtactatattttgtgtaaagagTTGTTGCGTATTTCTTGTTGGCTTCGTCATACAGGAACTAGTTGTAGAGGTGGTCAAAAATAAGATGGGAGTGCTTCGACCAAACTTTTTTGATGTTTGCAAGCCAAGCTTCAACAGGACTTTGTGTCCTGG ATACATAGCTGAATATACATGCACAGGAAGTGACTATGGAGGACACACCGTAGGAGAAAGTCGGAAATCATTCCCTTCCGGTCATGCTGCATTCTCTATGTACATTGCAGCTTTCTTTTGT atatatatcCAAAAACGgctacaaataaaattttcacgGATACTGAAGTTCTATCTGCAATCTGGACTATTATTCCTTGCAATACTCTGCGGCATAGGACGCGTAAAAGATAACATGCATCATCCTTCTGACGTCATAGCAGGAAATATTTTAGGCATCACTGTCGCTATATTCGTG TGCAAAACCATTGGACAGAATATATTTAAATCACCGACTGTAGACATTCTTTCTACAAATACCACTAACAAGCCACGTGATTGTTGTTGCTCTGTCGGGCAGATACCTGACAGGGAGCCGCAGACACCATCTCCGCTCTTACCAAATGAATATTTCCACCAAGTTAGTGATGGATTACAAACATCTGTACCTACACTTAAGCCAGTTCGAAATAAAAACACCAGGACTTTGACCATTCCAGTGAAGCCTATCGGACAATTTGAAGGTGTGTGA